One genomic window of Citrobacter sp. Marseille-Q6884 includes the following:
- the ldtD gene encoding L,D-transpeptidase, with amino-acid sequence MLLNKMCGRRLSAISLCLAVTFAPLFNAQADEPEMIPGDSSAAVSEQPTALSQPQAQSFATAVMAGIQSLPDGASVDKARTELQSQLPAGFSPVYMSQLELLYAAREMKPMWENRDAVKAFQQQLAEVAIAGFQPQFTTWVALLTDPGVTGMARDAVLSDAMMGYLHFIANIPVKGNRWLYSDKPYALTTPPISVINQWQVALDNGQLTSFVASLTPQHPQYAVMHASLLKLVGDSRPWPQLTSTTTLRPGEWSKDIPALREILRRTGMLETTVSTSASEGRGAYDRQLVDAVKRFQTWQGLGADGTIGPATRDWLNVTPAQRAGVLALNIQRLRLLPGDLSTGIMVNIPAYSLVYYQNGNQVLASRVIVGRPDRKTPMMSSALNNVVVNPPWNVPPTLARKDILPKVWNDPGYLERHGYTVMRGWNSKEAIDPWQVDWATITPSNLPFRFQQAPGARNSLGRYKFNMPSSDAIYLHDTPNHNLFQKDTRALSSGCVRVNKASELANMLLQDAGWNDTRISDALKQGDTRYVNIRQNIPVNLYYLTAFVGADGRTQYRTDIYNYDLTARSSAQIVSKAEQLIR; translated from the coding sequence ATGTTGCTTAATAAAATGTGTGGTCGTCGGCTGTCGGCAATCAGTTTGTGCCTGGCCGTAACATTCGCTCCACTGTTCAATGCGCAGGCCGATGAGCCTGAAATGATTCCTGGCGACAGCTCAGCGGCCGTCAGTGAACAACCCACTGCGCTATCACAGCCGCAGGCACAGTCTTTCGCAACAGCCGTCATGGCAGGTATTCAGTCGTTGCCGGATGGCGCGTCAGTGGATAAAGCCCGCACGGAATTGCAATCTCAACTTCCGGCAGGTTTTTCGCCGGTGTATATGAGCCAACTGGAACTGCTGTACGCCGCACGCGAAATGAAACCGATGTGGGAAAATCGCGATGCGGTAAAGGCCTTTCAGCAACAGTTAGCTGAGGTCGCCATTGCCGGTTTTCAGCCGCAGTTTACCACCTGGGTTGCGTTACTGACTGACCCAGGCGTAACGGGGATGGCGCGAGATGCCGTACTCTCCGACGCGATGATGGGCTATCTTCACTTTATTGCCAATATCCCCGTCAAAGGTAACCGCTGGCTTTATAGCGATAAGCCTTATGCCTTAACGACGCCGCCCATTTCGGTCATTAACCAATGGCAGGTGGCTCTGGATAATGGTCAGTTAACCTCTTTCGTTGCCAGCCTGACACCTCAGCATCCACAATATGCTGTAATGCATGCGTCGTTGCTGAAGCTGGTGGGGGATTCACGTCCGTGGCCTCAACTCACCAGCACCACGACCTTGCGTCCGGGTGAATGGAGTAAAGACATTCCCGCGCTGCGTGAAATTTTGCGGCGTACCGGGATGCTGGAGACCACGGTCAGCACATCAGCTTCAGAAGGACGTGGCGCTTACGATCGCCAGCTTGTGGACGCGGTGAAGCGTTTTCAGACATGGCAGGGGCTTGGGGCCGACGGTACGATTGGTCCTGCCACGCGCGACTGGCTGAACGTGACGCCGGCACAACGCGCGGGTGTGCTGGCACTGAATATTCAGCGTTTACGTCTGCTGCCAGGCGATCTTTCTACCGGCATCATGGTGAATATTCCGGCTTATTCTCTGGTCTATTATCAGAACGGAAACCAGGTATTGGCTTCCCGCGTAATCGTCGGGCGTCCTGATCGTAAAACGCCCATGATGAGCAGTGCATTGAATAACGTGGTTGTTAACCCACCGTGGAACGTCCCGCCGACGTTGGCCCGTAAAGATATTCTGCCTAAGGTCTGGAACGATCCGGGATATCTTGAGCGCCATGGGTATACCGTGATGCGTGGCTGGAACAGTAAAGAGGCAATCGACCCGTGGCAGGTGGATTGGGCAACCATCACGCCATCAAATCTGCCGTTCCGCTTCCAGCAGGCGCCGGGCGCGCGTAACTCATTGGGACGCTATAAATTCAATATGCCAAGTTCCGATGCGATTTATCTGCACGATACGCCGAATCACAATTTGTTCCAGAAGGATACACGGGCGCTAAGCTCCGGCTGCGTGCGCGTGAACAAAGCGTCTGAACTGGCGAATATGCTGCTGCAGGATGCGGGCTGGAATGATACGCGCATCTCAGATGCCCTGAAGCAAGGGGATACGCGGTACGTCAATATTCGCCAGAATATTCCCGTCAATCTCTACTATCTGACCGCATTTGTTGGGGCCGATGGTCGTACTCAATATCGTACAGATATTTACAATTACGATCTGACTGCGCGATCCAGTGCACAAATTGTGTCAAAAGCTGAACAATTAATCAGATAA
- the mukB gene encoding chromosome partition protein MukB: MIERGKFRSLTLINWNGFFARTFDLDELVTTLSGGNGAGKSTTMAAFVTALIPDLTLLHFRNTTEAGATSGSRDKGLHGKLKAGVCYSMLDVLNSRHQRVVVGVRLQQIAGRDRKVDIKPFAIQGLPMSVQPTELVTETLNERQARVLSLPELKEKLDAMEGVQFKQFNSITDYHSLMFDLGIIARRLRSASDRSKFYRLIEASLYGGISSAITRSLRDYLLPENGGVRKAFQDMEAALRENRMTLEAIRVTQSDRDLFKHLISEATNYVAADYMRHANERRIHLDKALEYRRELYTSRKQLAAEQYKHVDMARELGEHSGAEGDLEADYQAASDHLNLVQTALRQQEKIERYEADLEELQIRLEEQNEVVAEAVDRQDENEARAEAAELEVDELKSQLADYQQALDVQQTRAIQYTQAIQALSRAKELCHLPDLTADSAAEWLETFQAKEQEATEKLLTLEQKMSVAQTAHSQFEQAYQLVAAINGPLARGEAWNVARELLREGVEQRHLAEQVQPLRMRLSELEQRLREQQEAERLLAEFCKRQGKHFDIDELEALHQELEARIAALSDSVSSASEQRMTLRQEQEQLQSRIQHLMQRAPVWLAAQNSLTQLSEQSGEEFTSSQDVTEYLQQLLEREREAIVERDEVGARKNAVDEEIERLSQPGGAEDQRLNALAERFGGVLLSEIYDDVSLEDAPYFSALYGPSRHAIVVPDLSLVTEQLAGLTDCPEDLYFIEGDPQSFDDSVFSVDELENAVVVKTAERQWRYSRFPTVPIFGRAARESRIETLHAEREGLSERFATLSFDVQKTQRLHQAFSRFIGSHLSVAFEADPEAEIRQLNARRIELERALTNHENDNQQSRMQFEQAKEGVSALNRLLPRLNLLADDTLADRVDEIRERLDEAQEAARFVQQHGNQLAKLEPMVSVLQNDPEQFEQLKEDYAYSQQVQRDARQQAFALTEVVQRRAHFSYSDSAEMLSGNSDLNEKLRERLEHAEAERTRAREALRSHAAQLSQYNQVMASLKSSYDTKKELLNDLQRELQDIGVRADSGSEERARIRRDELHAQLSNNRARRNQLEKALTFCEAEMDNLTRRLRKLERDYCEMREQVVTAKAGWCAVMRMVKDNGVERRLHRRELAYLSGDELRSMSDKALGALRLAVADNEHLRDVLRMSEDPKRPERKIQFFVAVYQHLRERIRQDIIRTDDPVEAIEQMEIELSRLTEELTSREQKLAISSRSVANIIRKTIQREQNRIRMLNQGLQSVSFGQVNSVRLNVNVRETHATLLDVLSEQHEQHQDLFNSNRLTFSEALAKLYQRLNPQIDMGQRTPQTIGEELLDYRNYLEMEVEVNRGSDGWLRAESGALSTGEAIGTGMAILVMVVQSWEDEGRRLRGKDISPCRLLFLDEAARLDARSIATLFELCERLQMQLIIAAPENISPEKGTTYKLVRKVFQNTEHVHVVGLRGFAPQLPEPLPGTEDASSQAS, from the coding sequence ATGATTGAACGCGGTAAATTTCGCTCACTTACGCTGATTAACTGGAATGGTTTTTTTGCTCGTACGTTTGACCTTGATGAACTGGTGACGACGCTCTCCGGGGGGAACGGTGCGGGTAAATCCACCACCATGGCGGCATTTGTTACGGCGCTTATCCCGGATTTAACCTTGCTGCACTTCCGTAACACCACGGAAGCCGGTGCGACCAGCGGTTCGCGCGATAAAGGTCTGCACGGTAAGTTGAAAGCGGGCGTGTGTTATTCCATGCTCGACGTGCTCAACTCGCGTCATCAGCGCGTCGTTGTCGGCGTACGTTTGCAACAGATTGCCGGGCGCGATCGTAAAGTGGATATCAAACCGTTTGCCATTCAGGGGTTGCCGATGTCGGTGCAGCCTACCGAACTGGTCACGGAAACGCTGAATGAACGTCAGGCCCGCGTCCTGTCTCTTCCTGAGTTGAAAGAGAAGCTTGATGCGATGGAAGGCGTGCAGTTTAAGCAGTTCAACTCGATAACTGATTACCACTCGCTGATGTTTGATTTGGGCATCATTGCCCGTCGTCTGCGCTCTGCGTCAGACCGTAGTAAATTCTATCGCCTGATTGAAGCGTCGTTGTACGGTGGTATTTCCAGCGCCATTACCCGTTCGCTGCGTGATTACCTGTTGCCGGAAAACGGCGGGGTGCGTAAAGCGTTCCAGGATATGGAAGCCGCGCTGCGCGAAAACCGCATGACGCTGGAAGCCATACGCGTGACGCAGTCTGACCGCGATCTGTTTAAGCACCTGATCAGCGAAGCGACCAACTATGTGGCCGCAGACTATATGCGCCATGCGAATGAGCGTCGTATCCATCTGGATAAAGCGTTGGAGTATCGTCGTGAATTGTACACCTCGCGTAAACAGCTGGCGGCGGAACAGTACAAGCATGTCGATATGGCGCGTGAGCTGGGCGAGCATTCTGGCGCGGAAGGCGATCTCGAAGCGGATTATCAGGCGGCCAGCGATCACCTGAATCTGGTGCAAACCGCACTGCGTCAGCAGGAAAAAATTGAACGCTATGAAGCGGATCTCGAAGAGTTGCAGATCCGCCTCGAAGAACAGAATGAAGTGGTGGCGGAAGCCGTTGACCGTCAGGATGAAAACGAAGCCCGGGCGGAAGCTGCCGAGCTGGAAGTGGATGAGCTGAAAAGCCAGCTTGCGGATTATCAGCAGGCACTGGATGTTCAGCAAACCCGCGCCATTCAGTATACGCAGGCGATTCAGGCCCTGAGTCGCGCCAAAGAGCTTTGTCATTTACCGGATCTCACGGCAGACAGCGCCGCAGAATGGCTGGAAACCTTCCAGGCTAAAGAGCAGGAAGCGACAGAAAAACTGCTGACGCTGGAACAAAAAATGAGCGTGGCGCAAACCGCGCACAGCCAGTTCGAGCAGGCTTATCAGCTGGTGGCGGCGATCAACGGCCCGCTGGCGCGAGGGGAAGCCTGGAACGTCGCGCGCGAATTGCTGCGCGAAGGTGTTGAGCAACGCCACCTGGCAGAGCAGGTTCAGCCGCTGCGTATGCGCCTGAGCGAGCTGGAACAGCGCCTGCGCGAACAGCAAGAAGCGGAACGTTTGTTGGCTGAGTTTTGTAAGCGTCAGGGCAAACATTTTGATATCGATGAGCTGGAAGCCCTGCATCAGGAGCTGGAAGCACGTATAGCCGCTTTGTCTGATAGCGTATCGTCTGCCAGCGAACAGCGCATGACGTTGCGTCAGGAGCAGGAACAGCTGCAATCCCGCATTCAGCACTTAATGCAGCGTGCGCCTGTCTGGCTGGCTGCGCAAAATAGCCTGACCCAGCTTAGCGAGCAGAGCGGCGAAGAATTTACCTCCAGTCAGGACGTGACGGAATACCTGCAGCAACTGTTGGAGCGTGAACGTGAAGCCATTGTTGAGCGTGATGAAGTTGGCGCGCGCAAAAATGCGGTTGATGAAGAAATTGAGCGTTTAAGTCAGCCGGGCGGGGCGGAAGATCAGCGCCTGAACGCACTGGCGGAACGTTTCGGCGGCGTATTGCTGTCTGAAATCTATGACGACGTTAGCCTTGAAGACGCGCCGTACTTCTCCGCGCTGTATGGTCCGTCGCGCCACGCCATCGTCGTACCGGATCTGTCGCTCGTGACTGAGCAACTCGCCGGTTTAACGGATTGCCCGGAAGATCTCTACTTCATCGAAGGGGATCCGCAGTCGTTTGATGACAGCGTCTTTAGCGTCGATGAACTGGAAAACGCGGTGGTGGTGAAAACCGCCGAGCGTCAGTGGCGTTACTCCCGGTTCCCGACGGTGCCTATTTTTGGTCGCGCCGCGCGGGAAAGCCGTATTGAAACCCTGCATGCTGAGCGTGAAGGGTTGTCCGAACGTTTCGCTACGCTCTCTTTTGACGTACAGAAAACTCAGCGTTTGCATCAGGCGTTTAGCCGCTTTATCGGCAGTCATCTGTCGGTGGCATTTGAAGCCGACCCGGAAGCGGAAATTCGTCAGCTCAATGCGCGCCGTATTGAGCTAGAGCGTGCGCTGACAAATCATGAAAATGATAACCAGCAAAGCCGTATGCAGTTTGAACAGGCGAAAGAAGGGGTTTCAGCCCTGAACCGCCTGCTGCCGCGATTGAACCTGCTGGCCGATGACACGCTGGCCGATCGCGTGGATGAGATCCGTGAGCGTCTGGATGAAGCTCAGGAAGCGGCGCGTTTTGTACAACAGCATGGCAACCAGTTGGCGAAACTGGAGCCAATGGTTTCGGTTCTGCAAAATGACCCTGAGCAGTTTGAACAGTTAAAAGAAGACTACGCGTATTCCCAGCAGGTGCAGCGCGATGCGCGTCAGCAGGCTTTTGCGCTGACCGAAGTCGTCCAGCGTCGGGCGCACTTTAGCTATTCCGACTCTGCCGAAATGCTCAGCGGCAATAGCGATCTGAACGAGAAACTCCGCGAACGTCTGGAACACGCGGAAGCGGAACGTACCCGTGCTCGTGAAGCGCTGCGCAGCCATGCTGCCCAGTTAAGTCAGTACAATCAGGTCATGGCGTCGCTGAAAAGCTCCTATGACACCAAGAAAGAGCTGCTTAACGATTTACAACGCGAACTGCAGGATATCGGCGTTCGTGCCGACAGCGGATCAGAAGAGCGTGCACGTATTCGTCGTGACGAGCTGCATGCGCAACTTAGCAACAACCGTGCGCGTCGTAACCAGTTGGAAAAAGCGCTGACCTTCTGCGAAGCAGAAATGGACAACCTGACCCGCAGACTGCGTAAGCTTGAACGCGATTATTGTGAGATGCGCGAACAGGTCGTCACCGCGAAAGCGGGGTGGTGCGCGGTGATGCGGATGGTGAAAGACAACGGTGTTGAACGTCGGTTACACCGTCGCGAGCTGGCTTATCTTTCTGGTGATGAGTTACGTTCAATGTCGGATAAGGCGTTGGGCGCACTGCGTCTGGCGGTAGCCGATAACGAGCACTTGCGTGATGTGTTGCGCATGTCTGAAGATCCAAAACGACCCGAGCGTAAAATTCAGTTCTTCGTGGCGGTTTACCAGCATCTGCGTGAGCGTATCCGCCAGGATATTATTCGCACTGACGATCCGGTTGAAGCCATCGAACAGATGGAGATTGAGCTGAGCCGTCTGACGGAAGAATTGACCTCCCGTGAGCAGAAGCTGGCGATCAGCTCTCGCAGCGTGGCAAACATCATCCGTAAGACGATCCAGCGCGAGCAAAACCGTATTCGTATGCTGAACCAGGGGCTGCAAAGCGTGTCATTCGGTCAGGTGAACAGCGTGCGTCTGAACGTGAATGTGCGTGAAACGCATGCCACCTTGCTGGACGTCCTTTCCGAGCAGCATGAGCAGCATCAGGATCTGTTTAACAGCAACCGTCTGACCTTCTCCGAAGCGCTGGCGAAGCTGTATCAGCGCCTGAACCCGCAGATCGACATGGGACAACGCACGCCGCAAACCATTGGCGAAGAGTTACTGGATTACCGAAACTATCTGGAAATGGAAGTCGAAGTTAACCGTGGCTCAGACGGTTGGTTACGTGCTGAATCCGGTGCGTTGTCTACAGGGGAAGCGATCGGTACCGGGATGGCCATTCTGGTTATGGTTGTTCAAAGCTGGGAAGATGAAGGCCGCCGGTTGCGTGGAAAAGACATTTCTCCATGCCGTTTGCTGTTCCTTGATGAAGCGGCACGACTTGATGCGCGCTCAATCGCGACCTTGTTTGAACTGTGTGAGCGTTTGCAGATGCAGTTAATTATCGCTGCACCGGAAAACATCAGTCCGGAGAAAGGCACCACCTATAAACTGGTGCGTAAAGTCTTCCAGAACACCGAACACGTTCACGTGGTAGGTTTGCGCGGCTTTGCGCCTCAGTTACCTGAGCCGTTGCCCGGAACCGAAGACGCCTCCTCGCAGGCAAGTTAA
- the mukF gene encoding chromosome partition protein MukF yields the protein MSEFSQTVPELVAWARKNDFSISLPVDRLSFLLAVATLNGERLDGEMSEGELVDAFRHVSDAFEQTSETIGVRANNAINDMVRQRLLNRFTSEQAEGNAIYRLTPLGIGITDYYIRQREFSTLRLSMQLSIVAGELKRAADAADEGGDEFHWHRNVYAPLKYSVAEIFDSIDLTQRIMDEQQQQVKDDIAQLLNKDWRAAISSCELLLSETSGTLRELQDTLEAAGDKLQANLLRIQDATMTHDDLHFVDRLVFDLQSKLDRIISWGQQSIDLWIGYDRHVHKFIRTAIDMDKNRVFAQRLRQSVQTYFDDPWALTYANADRLLDMRDEEMVLRDEEVTGELPPDLEYEEFNEIREQLAAIIEEQLAIYKSRQTPLDLGLVVREYLSQYPRARHFDVARIVIDQAVRLGVAQADFTGLPAKWQPINDYGAKVQAHVIDKY from the coding sequence ATGAGTGAATTTTCCCAGACAGTCCCCGAACTGGTTGCCTGGGCCAGAAAAAATGACTTCTCCATCTCTCTGCCGGTAGACCGACTTTCGTTCCTGTTGGCTGTGGCCACGCTGAACGGTGAACGCCTTGACGGTGAGATGAGCGAAGGTGAACTGGTGGATGCGTTCCGCCATGTGAGTGATGCGTTTGAGCAAACCAGCGAAACCATCGGCGTGCGCGCCAACAACGCGATCAACGATATGGTGCGTCAACGTCTGCTGAACCGCTTTACCAGCGAGCAGGCGGAAGGAAATGCCATTTATCGTTTAACGCCGCTCGGGATTGGCATCACCGATTACTATATTCGCCAGCGTGAGTTTTCCACGCTGCGTCTGTCAATGCAGCTGTCAATCGTCGCCGGTGAACTGAAGCGTGCGGCGGATGCGGCAGATGAAGGCGGCGATGAATTCCACTGGCACCGCAATGTTTACGCTCCGCTGAAATATTCGGTGGCGGAAATTTTTGACAGCATCGATCTGACGCAGCGCATTATGGATGAGCAGCAGCAGCAGGTGAAAGACGACATTGCGCAGTTACTGAATAAAGACTGGCGGGCGGCGATTTCCAGCTGTGAACTCCTGCTGTCAGAAACCTCCGGTACGCTGCGTGAGCTACAGGATACGCTGGAAGCGGCGGGTGATAAGCTACAGGCTAACCTGTTGCGTATCCAGGATGCCACGATGACGCATGACGATCTGCATTTCGTTGACCGTCTGGTGTTTGATTTACAAAGCAAACTTGACCGAATTATTAGCTGGGGTCAGCAATCCATCGATTTGTGGATCGGCTACGATCGACACGTCCATAAATTTATCCGTACCGCGATCGATATGGATAAAAACCGCGTCTTTGCCCAGCGCTTGCGTCAATCTGTTCAGACCTATTTTGACGATCCGTGGGCATTAACCTATGCCAACGCCGACCGTTTGCTGGACATGCGTGACGAAGAGATGGTGCTGCGCGACGAAGAGGTCACCGGGGAGCTTCCACCGGACCTGGAATATGAAGAGTTTAACGAGATCCGTGAACAGCTGGCGGCGATCATCGAAGAGCAACTGGCTATCTATAAATCCAGGCAAACGCCGCTGGATCTCGGTTTGGTCGTACGCGAATATCTGTCGCAGTACCCACGTGCGCGCCACTTCGATGTCGCGCGCATTGTAATTGATCAGGCGGTACGTCTTGGCGTAGCGCAAGCAGATTTCACCGGACTGCCAGCCAAATGGCAGCCGATTAATGATTACGGAGCCAAGGTACAGGCGCATGTCATTGACAAATATTGA
- a CDS encoding YcbK family protein, with protein sequence MDKFDANRRKLLALGGIALGAAILPTPAFATLSTPRPRILTLNNLHTGESIKAEFFDGRGYIQDELAKLNHFFRDFRANKVKSIDPGLFDQLFRLQGLLGTSKPVQLISGYRSIDTNNELRARSRGVAKKSYHTKGQAMDFHIEGIALSNIRKAALSMRAGGVGYYPRSNFVHIDTGPARHW encoded by the coding sequence ATGGACAAATTTGACGCTAATCGCCGCAAATTGCTGGCGCTTGGTGGCATTGCCCTCGGCGCTGCCATCCTGCCTACGCCTGCGTTTGCAACACTCTCTACCCCACGTCCGCGTATATTGACTCTGAATAACCTTCATACTGGCGAGTCAATTAAAGCAGAGTTTTTTGATGGCCGGGGCTATATTCAGGACGAATTAGCAAAACTTAACCACTTTTTCCGTGATTTTCGGGCCAATAAAGTAAAGTCCATCGACCCTGGATTGTTCGATCAGCTTTTCCGCCTGCAAGGCCTGTTGGGTACAAGTAAACCTGTACAGCTCATCTCCGGCTATCGCTCCATCGATACCAACAACGAATTGCGTGCGCGCAGCCGTGGTGTGGCAAAGAAAAGCTACCACACGAAAGGGCAGGCAATGGATTTCCATATTGAAGGTATCGCATTAAGTAATATTCGCAAAGCAGCGTTATCTATGCGCGCAGGTGGTGTAGGATACTACCCACGCAGTAACTTTGTGCATATTGACACCGGGCCTGCACGGCACTGGTGA
- the aspC gene encoding aspartate transaminase, with product MFENITAAPADPILGLADLFRADDRPGKINLGIGVYKDETGKTPVLTSVKKAEQYILENETTKNYLGIDGIPEFGRCTQELLFGKGSVLINDKRARTAQTPGGTGALRVAADFLAKNTTAKRVWVSNPSWPNHKSVFNSAGLEVRDYNYYDAENHSLDFDAMLASLAEAQAGDVVLFHGCCHNPTGIDPTLEQWQTLAQLSVEKGWLPLFDFAYQGFARGLEEDAEGLRAFAALHKELIVASSYSKNFGLYNERVGACTLVAADTETVDRAFSQMKSAIRANYSNPPAHGASVVATILSNDALRAIWEQELTDMRQRIQRMRLLFVNTLQEKGANRDFSFIIKQNGMFSFSGLTKEQVLRLREEFGVYAVASGRVNVAGMTPDNMAPLCEAIVAVL from the coding sequence ATGTTTGAGAACATTACTGCCGCTCCTGCCGACCCAATTTTGGGCCTGGCTGATTTGTTTCGTGCCGATGACCGCCCAGGAAAAATAAATCTGGGAATCGGTGTATATAAAGATGAGACAGGCAAAACGCCGGTGCTGACCAGCGTTAAAAAAGCCGAGCAATATATACTGGAAAATGAAACGACCAAAAACTACCTTGGCATTGACGGTATTCCAGAGTTTGGTCGTTGCACTCAGGAATTGCTGTTTGGTAAAGGTAGCGTGCTGATTAACGACAAACGTGCACGTACCGCACAGACCCCTGGCGGTACTGGCGCACTGCGCGTGGCTGCTGATTTTCTGGCAAAAAATACCACCGCAAAACGCGTGTGGGTGAGTAATCCAAGCTGGCCGAACCACAAGAGCGTCTTTAACTCTGCGGGTCTGGAAGTTCGCGACTACAACTATTACGATGCGGAAAACCATTCATTAGACTTTGATGCCATGCTGGCAAGCCTGGCTGAAGCCCAGGCGGGTGACGTGGTGTTGTTCCACGGTTGCTGCCATAACCCAACCGGTATTGACCCAACGCTGGAGCAGTGGCAAACGCTGGCGCAGCTGTCTGTCGAAAAAGGTTGGTTGCCGCTGTTCGACTTCGCTTATCAGGGCTTTGCCCGTGGTCTGGAAGAAGATGCCGAAGGTCTGCGCGCATTCGCCGCGCTGCACAAAGAACTGATTGTCGCCAGCTCCTACTCCAAAAACTTTGGCCTGTACAATGAGCGCGTAGGCGCTTGTACGTTGGTTGCCGCCGATACCGAAACCGTTGACCGTGCATTCAGCCAAATGAAGTCTGCGATTCGTGCGAACTATTCCAACCCACCGGCACACGGTGCATCGGTTGTCGCAACGATTCTCAGCAACGACGCGCTGCGCGCTATCTGGGAGCAGGAACTGACTGATATGCGTCAACGCATTCAGCGTATGCGTCTGCTGTTCGTGAATACGCTGCAGGAAAAAGGCGCTAACCGCGACTTCAGCTTTATCATCAAACAGAACGGCATGTTCTCCTTCAGCGGCCTGACCAAAGAACAGGTTCTGCGTCTGCGTGAAGAGTTTGGTGTTTATGCTGTCGCTTCCGGACGTGTAAACGTGGCAGGAATGACGCCAGATAACATGGCGCCACTGTGCGAGGCGATTGTCGCTGTACTGTAA
- a CDS encoding MBL fold metallo-hydrolase, which produces MNYRIIPVTAFAQNCSLIWCEQTRLAALVDPGGDAEKIKQEVDASGLTLMQILLTHGHLDHVGAASELAQHYGVPVIGPEKEDEFWLQGLPAQSRMFGLGECEPLTPDRWLNEGDQVSIGNVTLQVLHCPGHTPGHVVFFDKQSQLLISGDVIFKGGVGRSDFPRGDHSQLIDSIKRKLLPLGDDVTFIPGHGPLSTLGYERLHNPFLQDEMPVW; this is translated from the coding sequence ATGAATTATCGTATTATTCCGGTCACTGCATTCGCCCAGAATTGCTCGCTGATTTGGTGTGAGCAAACCCGTCTGGCGGCGCTGGTCGATCCCGGCGGCGATGCCGAAAAAATCAAACAGGAAGTGGATGCCAGCGGCCTGACGCTAATGCAGATCCTGCTTACCCACGGTCACCTTGACCACGTAGGGGCAGCCTCTGAACTGGCACAGCATTATGGCGTACCGGTTATCGGCCCGGAAAAAGAAGATGAGTTCTGGCTGCAGGGTCTTCCTGCTCAGAGTCGCATGTTTGGTCTCGGTGAGTGTGAACCGCTGACGCCTGATCGTTGGTTGAATGAAGGCGATCAGGTCAGCATCGGCAACGTGACATTACAGGTGTTGCATTGCCCTGGTCACACGCCAGGTCATGTGGTTTTCTTTGATAAACAGTCGCAGTTACTGATTTCAGGCGATGTGATTTTCAAAGGTGGCGTAGGGCGCAGTGATTTTCCGCGTGGCGATCACAGCCAACTGATTGACTCAATTAAACGTAAGCTGTTGCCTTTGGGTGACGATGTGACGTTTATTCCAGGTCACGGGCCGCTCTCAACGCTGGGTTACGAACGGTTGCATAACCCGTTCCTGCAGGATGAAATGCCTGTCTGGTAA
- the mukE gene encoding chromosome partition protein MukE → MSLTNIEKVMPVKLAQALANPLFPALDSALRSGRHIGLDELDNHAFLMDFQEYFEEFYSRYNVELIRAPEGFFYLRPRSTTLIPRSVLSELDMMVGKILCYLYLSPERLANEGIFTQQELYDELLTLADEAKLLKLVNNRSTGSDVDRQKLQEKVRSSLNRLRRLGMVWFMGHDSSKFRITESVFRFGADVRSGDDPREAQRRLIRDGEAMSVENHLQLNDEPEENQPDSGEEE, encoded by the coding sequence ATGTCATTGACAAATATTGAAAAAGTGATGCCGGTTAAGCTGGCGCAGGCGCTGGCGAATCCGTTATTTCCGGCGCTGGATAGCGCATTGCGTTCGGGTCGGCACATCGGTCTGGATGAGCTCGATAATCATGCCTTCCTGATGGATTTTCAGGAATACTTTGAAGAGTTTTACAGCCGCTATAACGTCGAGCTGATCCGCGCCCCGGAGGGTTTTTTCTACCTTCGTCCGCGTTCAACGACGCTCATTCCGCGTTCCGTCTTGTCTGAACTGGACATGATGGTGGGTAAAATTCTTTGCTACCTCTATCTCAGCCCGGAACGTCTGGCAAATGAGGGGATTTTTACCCAGCAGGAACTGTATGACGAGCTGCTGACGCTGGCTGATGAAGCTAAATTGCTCAAGCTGGTGAACAACCGTTCGACGGGGTCAGATGTTGACCGCCAGAAGCTGCAAGAAAAGGTGCGCTCTTCACTGAACCGTCTGCGCCGTTTAGGCATGGTGTGGTTTATGGGCCATGACAGCAGCAAATTCCGCATCACAGAGTCTGTCTTCCGCTTTGGCGCGGATGTTCGCAGCGGCGACGATCCGCGCGAAGCGCAGCGTCGATTAATTCGCGATGGTGAAGCGATGTCTGTCGAGAACCACCTGCAACTCAACGATGAGCCAGAAGAGAATCAGCCGGACAGTGGAGAGGAAGAATAA